A region of Hoplias malabaricus isolate fHopMal1 chromosome 12, fHopMal1.hap1, whole genome shotgun sequence DNA encodes the following proteins:
- the tfpia gene encoding tissue factor pathway inhibitor a isoform X2, with protein sequence MAPPLSPATFLAFLACLGLCSSSYIREAGQPRLRIFHHSCALKKDEGPCKAVKDRFYFDIDTGRCEPFEYGGCRGNANNFETLEACEEMCTVKASKSPCHLEDEPGPCRGLVPRYFFDSKTQECRRFFYGGCFGNANNFKTLKECQHTCQPGNYTEEPGHVPKPEKAPLIVHEERVKLSSILPHTQTQPEEDTAFTLPDVCLSRIDKGDCDGSERRYVYNPRVKRCQAFHYSGCGGNNNNFVHKRLCMKTCMPGHKRPKQIRIKTRTSNILFRSI encoded by the exons AAGCAGGGCAGCCTCGCCTCCGCATCTTCCATCACTCGTGTGCCCTGAAGAAGGACGAGGGCCCGTGCAAAGCAGTGAAGGACAGGTTCTACTTCGACATCGACACGGGTCGCTGTGAGCCTTTCGAGTACGGAGGCTGCCGGGGCAATGCGAACAACTTTGAGACCTTGGAGGCTTGTGAAGAGATGTGCACGGTAAAAG ccAGTAAAAGTCCATGTCACCTGGAGGACGAGCCGGGCCCATGCCGTGGACTTGTGCCTCGATATTTCTTCGACAGTAAGACCCAGGAGTGCAGACGTTTTTTCTACGGCGGCTGCTTCGGGAATGCAAACAACTTCAAGACCCTTAAAGAGTGTCAGCACACATGCCAAC CAGGTAATTACACCGAGGAACCCGGTCATGTCCCAAAACCAGAGAAGGCTCCTCTGATTGTACATG AGGAGCGTGTGAAGTTGTCATCCATACtacctcacacacagacacaaccaGAGGAAGatacag CATTCACTCTTCCAGACGTCTGCCTGAGTCGGATCGACAAAGGAGACTGCGATGGCTCTGAGAGGAGATACGTGTACAACCCCAGAGTTAAGCGCTGTCAGGCGTTCCACTACAGCGGCTGCGGgggcaacaacaacaactttgTCCACAAGAGACTCTGCATGAAAACCTGCATGCCAG GTCACAAACGACCAAAGCAAATACGCATAAAGACAAGGACCTCAAACATCTTGTTCCGATCGATCTGA
- the tfpia gene encoding tissue factor pathway inhibitor a isoform X3, translating to MAPPLSPATFLAFLACLGLCSSSYIRAEAGQPRLRIFHHSCALKKDEGPCKAVKDRFYFDIDTGRCEPFEYGGCRGNANNFETLEACEEMCTVKASKSPCHLEDEPGPCRGLVPRYFFDSKTQECRRFFYGGCFGNANNFKTLKECQHTCQRNYTEEPGHVPKPEKAPLIVHEERVKLSSILPHTQTQPEEDTAFTLPDVCLSRIDKGDCDGSERRYVYNPRVKRCQAFHYSGCGGNNNNFVHKRLCMKTCMPGHKRPKQIRIKTRTSNILFRSI from the exons CAGAAGCAGGGCAGCCTCGCCTCCGCATCTTCCATCACTCGTGTGCCCTGAAGAAGGACGAGGGCCCGTGCAAAGCAGTGAAGGACAGGTTCTACTTCGACATCGACACGGGTCGCTGTGAGCCTTTCGAGTACGGAGGCTGCCGGGGCAATGCGAACAACTTTGAGACCTTGGAGGCTTGTGAAGAGATGTGCACGGTAAAAG ccAGTAAAAGTCCATGTCACCTGGAGGACGAGCCGGGCCCATGCCGTGGACTTGTGCCTCGATATTTCTTCGACAGTAAGACCCAGGAGTGCAGACGTTTTTTCTACGGCGGCTGCTTCGGGAATGCAAACAACTTCAAGACCCTTAAAGAGTGTCAGCACACATGCCAAC GTAATTACACCGAGGAACCCGGTCATGTCCCAAAACCAGAGAAGGCTCCTCTGATTGTACATG AGGAGCGTGTGAAGTTGTCATCCATACtacctcacacacagacacaaccaGAGGAAGatacag CATTCACTCTTCCAGACGTCTGCCTGAGTCGGATCGACAAAGGAGACTGCGATGGCTCTGAGAGGAGATACGTGTACAACCCCAGAGTTAAGCGCTGTCAGGCGTTCCACTACAGCGGCTGCGGgggcaacaacaacaactttgTCCACAAGAGACTCTGCATGAAAACCTGCATGCCAG GTCACAAACGACCAAAGCAAATACGCATAAAGACAAGGACCTCAAACATCTTGTTCCGATCGATCTGA
- the tfpia gene encoding tissue factor pathway inhibitor a isoform X1, whose protein sequence is MAPPLSPATFLAFLACLGLCSSSYIRAEAGQPRLRIFHHSCALKKDEGPCKAVKDRFYFDIDTGRCEPFEYGGCRGNANNFETLEACEEMCTVKASKSPCHLEDEPGPCRGLVPRYFFDSKTQECRRFFYGGCFGNANNFKTLKECQHTCQPGNYTEEPGHVPKPEKAPLIVHEERVKLSSILPHTQTQPEEDTAFTLPDVCLSRIDKGDCDGSERRYVYNPRVKRCQAFHYSGCGGNNNNFVHKRLCMKTCMPGHKRPKQIRIKTRTSNILFRSI, encoded by the exons CAGAAGCAGGGCAGCCTCGCCTCCGCATCTTCCATCACTCGTGTGCCCTGAAGAAGGACGAGGGCCCGTGCAAAGCAGTGAAGGACAGGTTCTACTTCGACATCGACACGGGTCGCTGTGAGCCTTTCGAGTACGGAGGCTGCCGGGGCAATGCGAACAACTTTGAGACCTTGGAGGCTTGTGAAGAGATGTGCACGGTAAAAG ccAGTAAAAGTCCATGTCACCTGGAGGACGAGCCGGGCCCATGCCGTGGACTTGTGCCTCGATATTTCTTCGACAGTAAGACCCAGGAGTGCAGACGTTTTTTCTACGGCGGCTGCTTCGGGAATGCAAACAACTTCAAGACCCTTAAAGAGTGTCAGCACACATGCCAAC CAGGTAATTACACCGAGGAACCCGGTCATGTCCCAAAACCAGAGAAGGCTCCTCTGATTGTACATG AGGAGCGTGTGAAGTTGTCATCCATACtacctcacacacagacacaaccaGAGGAAGatacag CATTCACTCTTCCAGACGTCTGCCTGAGTCGGATCGACAAAGGAGACTGCGATGGCTCTGAGAGGAGATACGTGTACAACCCCAGAGTTAAGCGCTGTCAGGCGTTCCACTACAGCGGCTGCGGgggcaacaacaacaactttgTCCACAAGAGACTCTGCATGAAAACCTGCATGCCAG GTCACAAACGACCAAAGCAAATACGCATAAAGACAAGGACCTCAAACATCTTGTTCCGATCGATCTGA